From Sphingobium sp. B2D3C:
GTTCGTTGGCGCGCCGATCGATGATCGCCTTGCGCTTCTCCTGATCGACGATGACATAGGCCGCGCGCAGTTGATCGGCATAGGTCGCGGCGCTCTCGATGCTGATCTCGCCGCTCGAATGGAAGCGGTGACCGCGCGTCGTCCGCCCGGTTGCGATCCCCTCGATGGCGAAGGGCACCACATCATTGCCGAGCAGCGCGATGATGCCCTGCAGCGGACGCACCCAGCGCAGGCTCTCGGTGGAGAGGCTGGCATCGCCCCAGCGCATCGACTTGGGCCAGGGGAAGGCGCGCACCACCTGCGGGATCGCCTCGGCCAGCACATCGGCCGTCGCGCGGCCAGGCTTCTCGACCGTCGCGAACCACACACCATCGCGATCCTCAAGCTGGTCCTGCGTCAGGCCGGTCTTGCGCAGAAAGCCCTCCAGCGCCTGCGGCGGGGCCGAGGTGCGCGGGCCTTTGAATTCCTCGCTGACGGCTTGCGTCGAAAGCGGCAGCGCGCGCGCGATCAGGGCGAGGCGGCGGGGCGTCACATGGACGGTCAGCCCCTCGGGCTTGAGGCCGGCCTGCGCCAGCGCTTCGCTGAATAGCCGGGCGAAATCCTCGCTGGCCTTGGCCTGCATGCGCGCCGGGATTTCCTCGCACCGCAGCTCGAGAAGGAAGTCAGCGCTCATTGATGCTCTCCGTTCGGTTCGAGCGAAGTCGAGAACCTCTGAGCCCATGCTGAACGTGTCTCGACTTCGCTCGACACGAACGGGAATGAAGTGCTGATCGTCATCATTCCGCCCACCCGTTATGCGTCATCCAGGCCTCGCAGCTCCCCTTCGCGAGATCGCGCACGCGGCCCATGTAGCTGGCGCGCTCCTGCACGCTGATCACGCCGCGCGCCTGCAGCAAATTGAAGACATGGCTCGCCTCGATGGCCTGCTCATAGGCCGCGAGGGGAACGCCGGCCGCGATGCTCGCCTTGCACTCTTCCTCGCAATCCTTGAACCAGCGGAACAGCTTGTCCGTGTCCGCCACCTCGAAGTTCCACTTGGAGAGCTGGCGCTCATTTTCGAGGAACACATCGCCATAAGTGACGGCGGGCCGATCCCCTACTGCCTCATTGAAGACTAGATCGTACACGCTGTCGACGCCCTGGATATACATGGCGAGGCGCTCCAGCCCGTAGGTGAGCTCGCCCGCCACCGGCTTGCAGTCGAACCCGCCCATCTGCTGGAAATAGGTGAACTGCGTCACCTCCATGCCATCGCACCAGACTTCCCAGCCCAGCCCCCAGGCGCCGAGCGTCGGGCTCTCCCAATCGTCCTCGACGAAGCGGATGTCGTGCAGCAGCGGATCGATGCCGATGGCATTGAGCGAGCCGAGATAGAGATCCTGCAGATCCGGCGGGCTCGGCTTCATGATCACCTGATATTGGTAATAATGCTGCAGCCGGTTGGGGTTCTCGCCATAGCGCCCGTCCGTCGGCCGGCGCGAGGGCTGCACATAGGCGCAGTTCCACGGGTTCGGCCCCAGGCTGCGCAGCGTGGTCGCGGGGTGGAAGGTGCCCGCCCCGACCCGCATGTCGAAGGGCTGGAGGATCACGCACCCCTGCGCTGCCCAATAGTCATGCAGCGTCAGGATGAGTTGCTGAAAGCTCAGCGGTTTGGAGGCCTTATCCTGCATGGTTCAACCGTTTCACGTCTAAGCTTGAGCGGCTGTGCGCCGCCTGTCGGAACGCGCGCGCTTTGGCCCATGGGGCTAACGCGGTCAAGCCGCGCGGTGGCGCCGGGCCGGGCGGGGTTGCGTCCGCGCGCCAACTTGCCCAATGCAGGCGGTGATTTGAGGAGCGCGTGCATGAACTGGAAAACATTGATCCTCGGTTGGGCGCTGCTGCTGCCCCCGGCCCTCACCGGCCCCGCGCTCGCCCAGCAACCCAAGGCGCCGGCCACACCGGCAGCCGCTGCGGAGGCGCCCACCATTCACGCGCGCCCCGCCCTGTGGGTGGTGCGGGACAGGGACACGACGATCTACCTCTTCGGCACCATTCATCTGCTCAAGCCGGGCATCAGCTGGTTCGAGGGGCCGGTGCGCAAAGCGTTCGACAAGGCGGATACCGTCGTGCTGGAGGTCATCGATCAGGATCAGGGCGCCACGCGGGAGGCAATCATGCAGCGGGCGGTGGCCCCGGGCCTGCCGCTCTCCAACAAGCTCGATGAGGCGACCCGCACCGCTTATTTCGCCGCGCTGGAGAAATATGGCGTCTCGACCCTGCTGTTCGACCATGTGAAGCCTTGGTTCGCGGCCACGACCCTGACCGTGCTGCCGCTGGATGCCCTCGGCTATTCGCCCGAAAGCGGCGTCGACAAGGCGGTTAAGGCTGCGGCGGCCAGCGCGGGCAAGTCGCTGGTCGGGCTGGAGACCTCCAGCGAGCAGATCGGCTTTTTCGACCAGATGCCCGAGGGCGTGCAACTGACCCTGCTCAAGGAGACGCTGGCGGAGCTGCCGACGCTCGCCGAAACCATCGACGGCATGGTCGCCGCGTGGAGCGCTGGCGACGAAGAGCGGCTCGCGGCGCTGATGAACGAGACGACCGAGAGCAGCGAAGAGATCGAGCGCATCCTGCTGACCGACCGCAATGCCCGCTGGGCCGAATGGATCGCCGCGCGGATGAAGCAGCCCGGCACGGTCTTCATGGCGGTGGGCGCGGGTCATCTGTCGGGAGACAAGAGCGTGCAGGCGATGCTCGAAAAGCACGGGCTGTCCGCCAAGCGGGTGAAATGGCCCCGGTGATGGACGGGGTAGAATAAGGGCTCATCGATGAGCGGGCCGCACCCAGCCTTGAACAAGCGCCGCCTTGCGCCGCTGCTGCTGATCGCCTTGGCCTCGCTGGCGGCCCTCCTGTGGCTGGGCTGGCGGATCGGCGCGCCGACGCAGCCCGATCCCGCCACCGTCACGGCGCGCCCGGCGCTGTGGCAGGCCAGCAAAGGTGAGGCGCGGCTCTGGCTGTTCGGCACCATCCATGCCGTGCCGCGCGGCGAGGCCTGGCTTTCTCCGGCCATCGCCAAGGCGGCGGACGAAAGCGACCGCTTGTATCTTGAGGTCACCGGCCTTGAAGGCGAGCGCGAGAGCCGGGCGGTGTTCGAGCGGCTGGGGCGGCGCGCCGGCCTGCCGCCCATCGCCGCGCGCCTCTCGCCTGAGGATGCCGAGCGCTATCGGGCGCTGCAGGCGAACCACGGCGCCGCGCTCGATCAGCTGGACGGCTATGAGAGCTGGGCCGCCGCCCTGCTCCTCAACGCTGCGGCTGCCTCCGGACTCTCGCTCACCGCCGCAGAGGCGGGCGAAGCGGTGCTGGAGCAACGCTTCAACAAGGCCTCGCGGCCGGTTCTCGGGCTGGAGACCATCGACCAGCAGTTGGGCCTGTTCGACAGGATGCCGGAGAGCGAGCAACGGCTACTGCTCAGCCAGTCCCTCACGGATGCGGCGCAGGCCCCTGCCCTCTACCGCAGCCTGTTCACCGCCTGGGCGAGCGGCGACGTGGCCCGGCTGGAGCGCGAGTTCATCGCCCCGTTCGCGCGCGCGCCGGCTCTGCGCGCAAGACTGATCGACGGGCGCAATGAGCGCTGGGCGCGGCATCTCGATGCGGCCATGACGGCCCAACCCGGCACCGCTTTCGTCGCGGTCGGCGCCGGGCATCTGGTTGGCGATGCCAGCCTGCAGTCCCGCCTTGCCGCGCGCGGATGGCGCATCGATCGGGTGCAATGAACGCGCGCTCGGTCGCTTCGCTTGCTTTCCCCGCAATTTGCCGCTAATCGCCCCGGCTTCCGTCATGGTCATCCCTGGAGGCGTGGCGGAGATTCTAGCACTAAGCTTCTGGAGACACGCACATGAGCGATACGCTTACGCTGTCGGCCGAGGCACGCGATCGGGCAGGCAAGGGAGCCTCCCGCGCTCTCCGCCGTGAGGGCCGCGTTCCCGCCGTCATTTATGGCAATAATGAAGAGCCGCAGTCGATTCACGTTGAGGAAAAGATCCTCAACAAGCTGCTCGGCACGGGCCATTTCTTCAATTCGGTCGTCATGGTCGAAGTGGGCGGCAAGAAGGTCCGCACGCTCCCCAAGGACGTGGCGTTCCATCCGGTGACGGATCGTCCGCTCCATGCCGACTTCCTGCGTGTTTCCGAACACGCCCAGGTGCATGTGAATGTGCCCGTGGTGTTCGAGAACGAAGAGGCCGCTCCCGGTCTCAAGCGCGGTGGCGTGCTCAACGTCGTCCGTCACGAGCTGGAAATGATCGTGGATGCCGCCGAGATTCCGGACAGCATCACGGTTGACCTCACCGGCTTCGACGTCGGCGATTCGATCCACATCAGCGCGGTGAAGCTGCCCAAGGGCGCCGAGCCGGCGATCACCGATCGCGATTTCACCATTGCCACCATCGTTGCTCCGTCCGCGCTCAAGTCGAGCGAAGGCGACACGACGAAGGACGGCGAAGAGGCCGGCGAGGCGTAAGCCTCTCCGCGCGGGGGGAGCGCATCTGTGCAACTCTGGGTTGGCCTCGGCAATCCCGGATCGCAATATGCGCTCCACCGCCACAATGTCGGCTTCATGGCGCTGGACGTCATCGCCGCAGACTACGGCTTTTCGCCGTGGAAGAAGCAGTTTCAGGGCCTCGTTTCCGAAGGCCGCATCGGCCCGCACAAGGTGCTGCTGTTCAAACCCCAGACATTCATGAACCAGAGCGGGCGCGCCATTCGTGCCGCCTGTGATTTCTACAAGCTCGGTGTCGAGGACGTCACCGTCTTCCACGACGAGCTCGATCTTGCGCCGATGAAGATGAAGGTGAAGCGCGGCGGCGGCACTGCCGGCCATAACGGCCTGCGCTCCACTGACGCGCATCTGGGCAAGGAGTTTCGCCGCGTGCGCATCGGCATCGGCCATCCCGGCGACAAGGACCGCGTGACCGGCCATGTGCTCGGCAATTATGCCAAGATCGAGATCGATCCGCTGGCCGACCTGCTCGGCGCCATGTCGCGCGAGGCGGAATGGCTGGCTGCGGGCGACGATCTGCGCTTCATGAACGAGGTCGCGCGCCGCCTGCAGGACTGACAGCGGGCGCGGGCGCCGTTACCGGCTGCCGCCATTCTGCGCCTGCGCGGCGCGATAGGCCGCGAGACGGGCACGCCAAGGCGCCAGCGTCTGTTGCGGCACGTCCGGCCGGGCCATGGCCGGTTTTCCCGCCCGCAGCCGCGCCCGATCGGCCTCGGGCGGCTCGACCCGTCGCACCCGCACCTGCACCGTGCCCTGCTGCCTGATCCCGAGCAGTTCCGCTGCCCCTTGCGACAGGTCGATGATCCGGTTGCGGGCGAACGGCCCGCGATCGTTGACGCGCACCAGGATCGTCCGGCCCGTGTCCAGCGCCGTCACCTCGACATAGCTGGGCAGCGGCAAGGTGGAGTGCGCGGCGGAAATGCCGTGCTTTACAAAGCGCTCGCCATTGGCGGTCTGATTGCCGGACTCGCCGCCGTACCAGCTCGCATCGCCCAGCATGTCCAGCGTGCGATCATCGGTGGGCGTGTAGGTGACGCCGCGCACCACATAAGGCGGGCCGATGCGCACCGGCGTATCGCTGACCGGACGGAACTTGGTGCTGCCGGCGCACCCGGCGAGGGCCGGCACGACAAGCAAAGCGAGCCAGAAAGAGCGCCCCGGCAAGGCGCGCGGCATGGAAGAGCGGATCGCAAGCATCGGCTTACCCCTAACCCACTGCGCCGCCACGGTGAAGAGATGAGTCGTCAGCTAGGGTGCGGGCACAAGCTGGCTGCTTCCGGTAATGTCGGCTATCCTGCATTGTCGTCGCGATGCAGATATTCCCGACACGACAACATTGCCGAAATTCGCTCACTATAGCAGCAGCCACTTCACGACGCACGCGCCAGCCAAGAGGACCAGACCGCATCCCCACCACGGGATGAGGGTGCCATCGTCATAATCTCCCAAGTCGACATACCGTTGCACCGCTTGCCTTTGACGCGCCCCGTATGCGCCGTCGCGGGATCGAATGTCAGCATCATTAAGATAGTGGTGAACGGCCTCCGGCGTCGCGTCGATTGGCAGTTCCTCCTGAAGCTCGCTTGCTAGCCGATCCACCTCAAGCCAATCTGTTGGCTCTCGTTGTTCGACAGCCAGAATGGCCGCTAAGCGGCTGCGTAGCTCGTCCATTTCCACGCCTACAGACTACAGGAGTTGGCGCTTGTTGCAACGGCCGCTTTCTACGCCAAGTCAGCCGTACAGACCTCCTGGGCTGTGTCTGAAATCGGACGTCGCATGCCCCTGAATTTTATCCAAGCCGCTCACCCTTCGTTATTCCCGCGCGCGCGGGAATCCAGCTGGAGCGTTGGTCCCGAATGTAAGCGTCGATCTGGATTCCCGCGTGCGCGGGAATGACGGCGTTTTGTGCCCCCGAGCTATCGACTTCCCGGTCAGCCCCATCCCTCACCTCACCTAAGTCACGGAACTGACTTGCAATCTTCATCCCCGTGCCATCGCCTCGCAATCATCATGTCATGCACCTCTGCGATCAGGCCCCGCCTGAGCGGCAAATGCACCTTCCGCGAGCCGTGGCGGAACCAATTCAGGGGAAATCATGTCACATCTTACCGACGAAGCCCGCGCGCCCTACCGGACCGCGATGTCTAACGAGGCCAATCCCAACAGTCTGGAAGCGATTGTCGAGGCCAATCCTTCGCGCCGCACGATCATCAAGAACGGCCTGTTCGGCCTGTCGATCTTCCCGGTCGCGGCGATGCTCTCGGCCTGCGGGGAGGACAAGGATGGGATGGTGACCATTCCCAATCCCACGCCGACACCCAGCCCGACGCCGACCCCCACGCCCACGCCGGCGGTCAGCTACGCCATCGAGTTCACGTCGGTGGCCGCCAACCAGGACGACAAGGTCACCGTGCCGGCCGGCTATGACGTGAAAGTCCTGCTGAAGGCGGGCGATGCCATCGAGACCGGCGTCACCGGCTATGCCGGCAGCTTCCCGACGCCTGCGACGGCGGAGAAATGGGCCGGCGGCAATCATGACGGCATGGAATATTTCGAGCTGTCGGGCGTCGACCCCAACAAGGGCGGCCTGCTGGCGATCAATTTCGAATATCCCGATTTCAACATTCTGATGAACGGCAATTACGATGCCGCCACCGCCACCACGGACCAGAAGGCGCTTGCGCTCTCGGCCGTAGGCATTGGCGTGGTGGAAGTCGCCAAGGGCAGCGATGGCAACTGGGCGGTGAAGGCCGGCTCGCAATATAACAAGCGCTATACCGGCAACTCCAATTACCGCGCGGGTGGGCCGGCCGCCGGGCTGCTCTCCGGCACGATCAAGGGCATGCTCAACAATTGTTCGAGCGGCCGCACGCCGTGGGGCACCTACCTCACCTGCGAGGAAACGACGGACAATTATCTCGACCCCACGCGCCCCGAGCGGGATTATGGCTGGGTGGTCGAGATCGACCCGCTGCAGGAGCTGGCTCCGGCGACTAAGCGGACCGCCATGGGCCGGTTCAGCCACGAGAATGTCGCGCACCTCACCAACAGCGATCGCCGCGTGGCCTTCTACATGGGCGACGATTCGACGCCGGGCTGCATCTACAAGTTCGTGCCGGATCAGGCCTACAGCACGACCAACCGGGCGGCGAACAGCAACCTGCTCGACTATGGCACACTCTATGTCGCCAAGTTCAATGCGGACGGCTCGGGCGAGTGGAAAGCGCTGGTGCAGGGCCAGAACGGTCTTGTCGCCAATGCGTCCGATCCGGGCGATGTCAGCCAATTCACGACGGCCCCTGCGCCGACGCCGGTGAGCTTCAACAGCCAGGCCGACGTGCTGATCAATTGCGCCTCGGCCGCGCGGGTTGCGGGTGGCACCGTGATGGATCGGCCGGAGTGGATCACGGTTTCGCCGGACGGCAAGACGATCTTCGTGACGCTGACCAACAACAGCGGCCGTAAGGTGACCGATGCGGCGAACCCGCGCGTCACCAACCGCCACGGCCACATCCTCAAATTCCGCGAGAGCGGCGATTCTCCGCTGGCGACCGGCTTCACCTGGGAGCTGTTCCTGCTGGCCGGCGACCCCGGTTATGCCGCAGGCGGCAACAATCTGGTCGGCAACATCAATGGCGATACCTTCTCCAGCCCCGATGGCATCCGCATCGATCCGCAGGGGCGCCTGTGGGTGCAGACCGACCATAGCGTGCCGGGCACATCGGGCGCGAGCGGCGTCACCATCGAGCAGGTCGTCGGGCACAATGCGATGTTCTACATCGACCAGACCAGCAAGAAGAGCAAACGCTTCCTTGTCGGCCCGACCGGCTGCGAGATCACCGGCCTTGCCTATACGCCGGACCTCAAGACCTTCTTCGTGAACATCCAGCACCCGACCGGCAACTGGCCGATCGCCGGCGAGCAGCCCCGCTCCTCGACCGTCGTCATCACCCGGACGGACGGCAAGCCCGTCGGCGCCTGACCGGTTCACGATCCGACACTGCATCGCCGCCGCGCCCACCCCGGCGCGGCGGTTTCTTGTTGGGCGCTGCGGTTGAGACGGCTGGCCATGGCAGCGACAGGGCGCTAAGGGGCCACATCACGTGCTTCCAGATCGAACGGACAGATTTCCATGGGTTTCAAATGCGGGATCGTCGGCCTGCCCAATGTCGGCAAGTCGACTCTCTTCAATGCGCTGACCGAGACGCAGGCAGCGCAGGCTGCCAACTATCCCTTCTGCACCATCGAGCCGAATGTCGGCCAGGTCTCGGTGCCGGATGCGCGGCTCGACGAGCTCGCGGCCATTGCCGGCAGCCAGAAGATCATCCCGACCCAGCTGGCCTTTGTGGATATCGCGGGCCTGGTGCGCGGCGCCTCCAAGGGCGAGGGCCTGGGCAACCAGTTCCTCGGCAACATCCGCGAAGTGGACGCCATCGTGCATGTGCTGCGCTGCTTCGAGAATGACGACATCCAGCATGTCGACAATCGCGTCGATCCCATTGCCGATGCCGAGACGGTCGAGACCGAGCTAATGCTCTCCGACCTTGAAAGCTTGGAAAAGCGCGTGCCCGCCTTTGCCAAGAAGGCGACCGGCGGCGACAAGGAAGCCAAGATTGCCGCCGCCGTGCTCGGCCGCGCGCTCGATCTGCTGCGCGAGGGCAAGCCCGCGAGGCTCGTCGAGATCAATGACGAGGAGGAAGCGCGCATCTTCCAGCAGGCGCAGCTGCTGACCTCCAAGCCCGTGCTCTATGTGTGCAATGTCGAGGAAGAGAGCGCAGCGGAAGGCAATGCCTTCAGCGCCCGCGTGTTCGAGAAGGCCAAGGCCGAGGGCGCGCAGGCGGTGGTCGTATCAGCCGCGATCGAGGCCGATCTCGTCACGATGCCGATCGAGGATCGCGCCGAGTTTCTGGAGGCCATGGGCCTGGAGGAAGCGGGGCTCGCCCGCGTGATCCGCGCCGGCTACGATCTGCTGCACCTCATCACCTTCTTCACCGTCGGCCCCAAGGAAGCGCGTGCCTGGACGGTCCATCGCGGCGCCAGCGCGCCGGAAGCAGCGGGCGAAATCCACAGCGATTTCCAGAAGGGCTTCATCCGCGCCGAAACCGTCGCCTTCGACGATTTCATCTCGCTTGGCGGCGAGGCGAAGGCGCGCGAGGCCGGCAAGCTGCGCGCCGAAGGCAAAGCCTATGTGGTGCAGGACGGCGACGTGATGCACTTCCTTCACAGCTAGATCGGTGCGATAACCTCGCCATCATGCCGTTGCCCCGCCGACTACTCTGCGCGCTGCTGACGCTGCTGCTGGCTCTGCCGGCCATGCAGGCCAGCGCGTGTGCGCCGGGGAGCGAGGGGACGGGCGTCGCGCACCATGCGAGCGCCCAGACTGCCGCGCCGCATGGCGATCACGCTGCCCATAGCGGCCATGCTCCGTCCATCCCGGATGGCTCCAAGCCGGCGGTGGCGCATCATGATTGCATCGGCTGCGTCGCGCCGATCGACAGCCGGAGCTACCGCCCGGTCGATCGACTGTCCTTGCTGCCCGGCAAGGCGAACTGGTCTCCCAACCCTGCCCGCCTGACCGACTGGCTGGGATCGCCCGATACCCCTCCTCCCCGACAGGTCCTCTGAACGCTTTTCCCAAACAGCTTCAGACAGGACTTTTATATCATGAGTTTTCGATTGAACGTGGCTGCGAGCCTGCTCGCGGCAGCCTCGCCCGTTGCCCTCTTCGCGCAGGCGCCGACGGCCGGGCATGACCATGCCGGACACCAGAGCGCCAGCCCGCTGACACCGCCCGCCGAAAATGCCGGCGAGACGATGGACCATTCGACCATGGATCATGGCGCGATGGATCATGGCGCGATGGATCATGCCGGCATGAACCATTCTGGCATGGATCATTCTGGAATGGATCACGCCCAGCACAATGGCGAAACACCCGCCTCGGCACCGAACCACGTCCACCCCACCGACACCGCCCAACCTTATGTCGATGGCTCCGGCACGGCGCGGCTCCCGGCAGCACAAGGCCCGATGAGCGGCCTTCATGCGATGAGCGGCGACTGGATGTTGATGGCGCACGGCAATGTCCAGCTCAATTACACCGATCATAAGGGGCCGCGCGGTGACGATCTGGTCTACGCCACCTCGATGCTGATGCTGGCGGCGGAGCGGGATCTGGGCGGTGCGCGGCTCGCGCTCCGCTCGATGCTCAGCCTTGAACCGACCATGTCGGCGCGGGGCTACCCCAATCTCTTTGCCACGGGCGAGACGGCGGGTGGCGCTGCGCTGGTCGACCGCCAGCATCCGCACGATCTCTTCATGGAGCTGGCCGCGCGGCTGGACGTGGACATCGCGCCCGGCGCAAGCGTCTTCCTCTATGGCGGACCGGTCGGCGAGCCGGCGCTGGGCCCCTCGGCCTTCATGCACCGGGCGAGCGCGCATTATAATCCCGAGCCGCCGATCACCCACCACTGGTTCGATTCCACCCATATCACTTATGGCGTGGTGACTGCGGGCGTCGCCTTGCCGCAATGGCAGCTCGAGGGCTCGGCCTTTCGGGGGCGTGAGCCGGATGAGGAGCGCTGGGGCATCGAGACGCCCAAGCTCGATAGCTGGTCGGTGCGGCTGAGCTGGACGCCGACGCCCAACTGGGCCGCGCAGGTCAGCCATGGCTTCCTCAAAAATCCCGAGACGCTTCATGGCGACCAGAACGAGCATCGTACCACGGCCAGCGTGCATTATGCGGACGGCGCCCTCTCGGCGACCGCGGCCTTCTCCGCCAAGAACCGCGACCCCGGCGATACGCTGACCGCCTGGCTCGGCGAGATCAATTACGATCTGACGCCGCGACACAGCCTGTTCGGCCGGGTCGAGAATGTCGCCAATGATGAGCTGATCCCCGATCATGACGATCCGCTCCACGACGTGCCGTTCCGCATCACCAAGATGCAGGC
This genomic window contains:
- the pth gene encoding aminoacyl-tRNA hydrolase, encoding MQLWVGLGNPGSQYALHRHNVGFMALDVIAADYGFSPWKKQFQGLVSEGRIGPHKVLLFKPQTFMNQSGRAIRAACDFYKLGVEDVTVFHDELDLAPMKMKVKRGGGTAGHNGLRSTDAHLGKEFRRVRIGIGHPGDKDRVTGHVLGNYAKIEIDPLADLLGAMSREAEWLAAGDDLRFMNEVARRLQD
- a CDS encoding TraB/GumN family protein, whose product is MSGPHPALNKRRLAPLLLIALASLAALLWLGWRIGAPTQPDPATVTARPALWQASKGEARLWLFGTIHAVPRGEAWLSPAIAKAADESDRLYLEVTGLEGERESRAVFERLGRRAGLPPIAARLSPEDAERYRALQANHGAALDQLDGYESWAAALLLNAAAASGLSLTAAEAGEAVLEQRFNKASRPVLGLETIDQQLGLFDRMPESEQRLLLSQSLTDAAQAPALYRSLFTAWASGDVARLEREFIAPFARAPALRARLIDGRNERWARHLDAAMTAQPGTAFVAVGAGHLVGDASLQSRLAARGWRIDRVQ
- the ychF gene encoding redox-regulated ATPase YchF; the protein is MGFKCGIVGLPNVGKSTLFNALTETQAAQAANYPFCTIEPNVGQVSVPDARLDELAAIAGSQKIIPTQLAFVDIAGLVRGASKGEGLGNQFLGNIREVDAIVHVLRCFENDDIQHVDNRVDPIADAETVETELMLSDLESLEKRVPAFAKKATGGDKEAKIAAAVLGRALDLLREGKPARLVEINDEEEARIFQQAQLLTSKPVLYVCNVEEESAAEGNAFSARVFEKAKAEGAQAVVVSAAIEADLVTMPIEDRAEFLEAMGLEEAGLARVIRAGYDLLHLITFFTVGPKEARAWTVHRGASAPEAAGEIHSDFQKGFIRAETVAFDDFISLGGEAKAREAGKLRAEGKAYVVQDGDVMHFLHS
- a CDS encoding PhoX family protein — protein: MSHLTDEARAPYRTAMSNEANPNSLEAIVEANPSRRTIIKNGLFGLSIFPVAAMLSACGEDKDGMVTIPNPTPTPSPTPTPTPTPAVSYAIEFTSVAANQDDKVTVPAGYDVKVLLKAGDAIETGVTGYAGSFPTPATAEKWAGGNHDGMEYFELSGVDPNKGGLLAINFEYPDFNILMNGNYDAATATTDQKALALSAVGIGVVEVAKGSDGNWAVKAGSQYNKRYTGNSNYRAGGPAAGLLSGTIKGMLNNCSSGRTPWGTYLTCEETTDNYLDPTRPERDYGWVVEIDPLQELAPATKRTAMGRFSHENVAHLTNSDRRVAFYMGDDSTPGCIYKFVPDQAYSTTNRAANSNLLDYGTLYVAKFNADGSGEWKALVQGQNGLVANASDPGDVSQFTTAPAPTPVSFNSQADVLINCASAARVAGGTVMDRPEWITVSPDGKTIFVTLTNNSGRKVTDAANPRVTNRHGHILKFRESGDSPLATGFTWELFLLAGDPGYAAGGNNLVGNINGDTFSSPDGIRIDPQGRLWVQTDHSVPGTSGASGVTIEQVVGHNAMFYIDQTSKKSKRFLVGPTGCEITGLAYTPDLKTFFVNIQHPTGNWPIAGEQPRSSTVVITRTDGKPVGA
- a CDS encoding TraB/GumN family protein, coding for MNWKTLILGWALLLPPALTGPALAQQPKAPATPAAAAEAPTIHARPALWVVRDRDTTIYLFGTIHLLKPGISWFEGPVRKAFDKADTVVLEVIDQDQGATREAIMQRAVAPGLPLSNKLDEATRTAYFAALEKYGVSTLLFDHVKPWFAATTLTVLPLDALGYSPESGVDKAVKAAAASAGKSLVGLETSSEQIGFFDQMPEGVQLTLLKETLAELPTLAETIDGMVAAWSAGDEERLAALMNETTESSEEIERILLTDRNARWAEWIAARMKQPGTVFMAVGAGHLSGDKSVQAMLEKHGLSAKRVKWPR
- a CDS encoding septal ring lytic transglycosylase RlpA family protein — encoded protein: MLAIRSSMPRALPGRSFWLALLVVPALAGCAGSTKFRPVSDTPVRIGPPYVVRGVTYTPTDDRTLDMLGDASWYGGESGNQTANGERFVKHGISAAHSTLPLPSYVEVTALDTGRTILVRVNDRGPFARNRIIDLSQGAAELLGIRQQGTVQVRVRRVEPPEADRARLRAGKPAMARPDVPQQTLAPWRARLAAYRAAQAQNGGSR
- a CDS encoding glycine--tRNA ligase subunit alpha; its protein translation is MQDKASKPLSFQQLILTLHDYWAAQGCVILQPFDMRVGAGTFHPATTLRSLGPNPWNCAYVQPSRRPTDGRYGENPNRLQHYYQYQVIMKPSPPDLQDLYLGSLNAIGIDPLLHDIRFVEDDWESPTLGAWGLGWEVWCDGMEVTQFTYFQQMGGFDCKPVAGELTYGLERLAMYIQGVDSVYDLVFNEAVGDRPAVTYGDVFLENERQLSKWNFEVADTDKLFRWFKDCEEECKASIAAGVPLAAYEQAIEASHVFNLLQARGVISVQERASYMGRVRDLAKGSCEAWMTHNGWAE
- a CDS encoding 50S ribosomal protein L25/general stress protein Ctc yields the protein MSDTLTLSAEARDRAGKGASRALRREGRVPAVIYGNNEEPQSIHVEEKILNKLLGTGHFFNSVVMVEVGGKKVRTLPKDVAFHPVTDRPLHADFLRVSEHAQVHVNVPVVFENEEAAPGLKRGGVLNVVRHELEMIVDAAEIPDSITVDLTGFDVGDSIHISAVKLPKGAEPAITDRDFTIATIVAPSALKSSEGDTTKDGEEAGEA